One Coccinella septempunctata chromosome 8, icCocSept1.1, whole genome shotgun sequence genomic window carries:
- the LOC123319286 gene encoding uncharacterized protein LOC123319286, with protein sequence MSQAESPSVEENQVPENNLPEINKISVKIPPFWSEKPERWFYQIDAQFRINGIRKDSLKFDYLISQLEPSLIDNIWDIATGSDDNKYQLAKERLTSIFAESEEKRIKRLLTGQNLGDLKPSQLLRKLKTLAGTDISERVIKTLWLENLPINIKNVVITSEEGVNRLAIMADKIYELNPPNELYGIKGSGSNATKSTSNELEELRTEVAELTKAIKQFSISYEKRPTR encoded by the coding sequence ATGTCGCAAGCTGAATCCCCAAGTGTGGAAGAAAATCAAGTTCCAGAAAACAATCTACCAGAAATCAACAAAATCTCAGTTAAAATTCCACCTTTTTGGTCAGAGAAACCGGAACGTTGGTTTTATCAAATAGATGCTCAATTTAGAATTAATGGTATCAGAAAGGACTCACTGAAATTCGACTATTTAATATCCCAGCTGGAACCTTCCTTAATAGACAATATTTGGGATATAGCAACCGGTTCAGATGATAATAAATATCAGCTTGCCAAAGAAAGATTGACGAGCATATTCGCAGAAAGTGAAGAAAAACGAATAAAGAGATTATTAACAGGGCAAAACCTTGGTGATCTGAAACCAAGTCAACTGTTAAGGAAATTGAAAACTCTAGCAGGTACTGATATATCAGAAAGAGTAATAAAAACCTTGTGGTTGGAAAATCTaccaatcaatataaaaaatgtagtGATCACAAGTGAAGAAGGTGTTAATCGTCTTGCAATCATGGCTGATAAAATTTATGAGTTAAACCCACCAAATGAATTGTATGGTATTAAAGGTTCAGGTTCCAATGCAACTAAAAGTACTTCCAATGAACTTGAAGAATTGAGAACAGAAGTAGCGGAACTTACTAAAGCTATCAAACAGTTCAGTATAAGTTATGAAAAAAGACCTACTAGGTGA